In a genomic window of Gadus chalcogrammus isolate NIFS_2021 chromosome 17, NIFS_Gcha_1.0, whole genome shotgun sequence:
- the LOC130370271 gene encoding protein S100-P-like, whose translation MSSSNFDLAPKGLKELFLKHAGKSGKKDSMNKGELKALLHELFPGLLENAKDPEALDKLMKALDHNNDCEVDFNEFVVLITAVVNASGRR comes from the exons ATGAGCTCATCCAACTTCGACTTAGCCCCAAAAGGCCTCAAGGAGCTGTTCCTCAAGCACGCCGGCAAAAGCGGCAAAAAGGACAGCATGAACAAGGGAGAGCTGAAGGCCTTGCTGCATGAGCTGTTCCCGGGACTGCTTGAG AATGCCAAAGACCCGGAAGCATTGGACAAGCTGATGAAGGCGCTGGACCACAACAACGACTGCGAGGTGGACTTCAACGAGTTCGTGGTCCTGATCACGGCTGTGGTCAATGCCTCCGGGAGACGCTGA
- the LOC130369943 gene encoding uncharacterized protein LOC130369943 isoform X2, with amino-acid sequence MEFPLRTMLLLSLGPLLAQEIVTGKDIKLYQTADLEVIEGDTVTLHCCWTAVNHTQYKVIWLKNEVKILHQPTAVRYDREGCGSALSPVNNGACGRVTLTLPNVTRNNAGGYVCQVTMDRPILIQLRGSGTMITVTERRNPNSGTTQENSTIDASLWPRVPVVVSLAIVMAAAFLVTLICFWKLRKREGLDRAARVIYEVPHRGEVDGTSTSSSKGSSQWCQVPVYESFDYFEHGVESKGSG; translated from the exons ATGGAGTTTCCACTGAGGACTATGTTGCTTCTCTCTCTGGGGCCGCTGCTGGCTCAGG AAATTGTTACCGGTAAGGATATAAAGCTGTATCAGACGGCAGATTTGGAGGTCATCGAGGGAGACACCGTCACACTCCATTGTTGCTGGACAGCCGTCAACCACACACAGTATAAAGTGATCTGGTTGAAAAATGAGGTTAAAATTCTCCACCAACCGACAGCCGTGAGGTATGACAGAGAGGGCTGTGGTTCGGCCCTGTCACCTGTGAACAACGGTGCCTGTGGCCGTGTCACCCTGACCCTTCCCAACGTCACCCGCAACAACGCTGGAGGCTACGTCTGCCAGGTGACCATGGATAGGCCTATACTTATTCAGTTAAGGGGAAGCGGCACGATGATCACCGTCACAGAACGACGGAACCCCAACAGCGGCACAACACAAGAAA ACTCGACTATAGACGCGTCACTGTGGCCCCGGGTCCCCGTCGTTGTTTCACTGGCTATAGTAATGGCCGCTGCGTTCCTCGTCACTCTGATCTGTTTTTGGAAGCTGCGGAAGAGAGAAG ggttggacCGAGCAGCGAGGGTGATCTATGAGGTTCCCCACAGAGGTGAGGTGGACGGAACCAGCACCAGCTCGTCCAAAGGGTCCTCCCAGTGG TGTCAGGTACCCGTGTATGAGTCCTTCGACTACTTTGAGCATGGGGTGGAAAGCAAGGGCAGTGGATGA
- the LOC130369943 gene encoding uncharacterized protein LOC130369943 isoform X1, with amino-acid sequence MEFPLRTMLLLSLGPLLAQEIVTGKDIKLYQTADLEVIEGDTVTLHCCWTAVNHTQYKVIWLKNEVKILHQPTAVRYDREGCGSALSPVNNGACGRVTLTLPNVTRNNAGGYVCQVTMDRPILIQLRGSGTMITVTERRNPNSGTTQENSTIDASLWPRVPVVVSLAIVMAAAFLVTLICFWKLRKREGLDRAARVIYEVPHEDSKVDGTSTSSSKGSSQWCQVPVYESFDYFERVVESKGGG; translated from the exons ATGGAGTTTCCACTGAGGACTATGTTGCTTCTCTCTCTGGGGCCGCTGCTGGCTCAGG AAATTGTTACCGGTAAGGATATAAAGCTGTATCAGACGGCAGATTTGGAGGTCATCGAGGGAGACACCGTCACACTCCATTGTTGCTGGACAGCCGTCAACCACACACAGTATAAAGTGATCTGGTTGAAAAATGAGGTTAAAATTCTCCACCAACCGACAGCCGTGAGGTATGACAGAGAGGGCTGTGGTTCGGCCCTGTCACCTGTGAACAACGGTGCCTGTGGCCGTGTCACCCTGACCCTTCCCAACGTCACCCGCAACAACGCTGGAGGCTACGTCTGCCAGGTGACCATGGATAGGCCTATACTTATTCAGTTAAGGGGAAGCGGCACGATGATCACCGTCACAGAACGACGGAACCCCAACAGCGGCACAACACAAGAAA ACTCGACTATAGACGCGTCACTGTGGCCCCGGGTCCCCGTCGTTGTTTCACTGGCTATAGTAATGGCCGCTGCGTTCCTCGTCACTCTGATCTGTTTTTGGAAGCTGCGGAAGAGAGAAG ggttggacCGAGCAGCAAGGGTGATCTATGAGGTTCCCCACGAGGACTCTAAGGTGGACGGAACCAGCACCAGCTCGTCCAAAGGGTCCTCCCAGTGG TGTCAGGTACCCGTGTATGAGTCCTTCGACTACTTTGAGCGTGTGGTGGAAAGCAAGGGCGGTGGATGA